The following coding sequences are from one Candidatus Nitrohelix vancouverensis window:
- a CDS encoding TIGR00730 family Rossman fold protein — MKTICVFCASSDQAAPAFKQAARDMGAEIGRREWTMVYGGASIGLMGEAARAVHSSGGKVVGVIPQFLMEKEIGFLDADEMIVTPDMRKRKTIMEERSDAFIALPGGIGTLEEIMEILTLIHLQVTSKPMVLVNIDGYYDALIRLFQNTVDHNLTAPKFMKSFTEVRDVDSAIHLLTQRWGL; from the coding sequence ATGAAAACAATCTGCGTTTTTTGCGCTTCCAGCGACCAGGCCGCGCCTGCTTTCAAGCAGGCGGCGCGCGATATGGGAGCAGAGATCGGGCGGCGTGAATGGACCATGGTGTATGGCGGCGCTTCGATCGGTCTCATGGGCGAAGCGGCGAGAGCCGTCCATTCTTCAGGAGGCAAAGTGGTGGGAGTCATCCCGCAGTTTTTGATGGAAAAGGAAATCGGTTTTCTGGATGCGGATGAGATGATCGTCACCCCCGATATGCGCAAGCGAAAAACCATCATGGAAGAGCGCTCCGACGCCTTCATCGCCCTGCCGGGCGGGATTGGCACGCTTGAAGAGATCATGGAAATTTTGACCCTCATTCACCTGCAGGTCACGTCCAAGCCGATGGTTCTGGTCAATATCGACGGCTATTACGACGCCTTGATTCGTCTCTTTCAAAATACGGTCGATCACAATCTGACGGCTCCCAAATTCATGAAATCCTTCACCGAAGTTCGCGATGTGGACAGCGCCATCCACCTTTTAACGCAACGGTGGGGTCTTTGA
- a CDS encoding flagellin FliC: MPVRIFNNIASLNAQRFLGINNDRLAASVERISSGIRINRGADDAAGLAISEGLRSDIRALRQAVRNANDGISLINTTEGALNEQAGILIRLRELASQAATGTVGSTERQTIQLEFNALRNEIDRIANTTEFNGQKLVDGALASTVTANSQIFIQIGLDSNSNSRINLNQQIDLQSITQTGLSIDSLVVSTAAGALTALDTINTALTTVTQGRGKVGAVQNRLVRSIANLGVTVENLSSAESSIRDADIAEEIALLTRNQILVQASTAMVGQANLIPQSVLQLLG; this comes from the coding sequence ATGCCAGTTCGTATCTTCAATAATATTGCTTCGCTCAACGCCCAGAGATTTTTGGGCATCAACAACGACCGTTTGGCGGCATCTGTAGAACGTATCTCATCCGGTATCCGCATCAACCGCGGCGCCGACGATGCGGCAGGCCTTGCGATTTCGGAAGGATTACGATCCGACATCCGCGCTCTTCGACAGGCTGTCCGAAACGCCAACGACGGTATTTCCCTCATCAATACAACGGAAGGCGCGCTCAACGAGCAGGCGGGTATTCTCATCCGTCTTCGTGAATTGGCGTCGCAAGCCGCAACCGGTACGGTTGGTTCCACGGAACGACAGACGATTCAATTGGAGTTCAACGCGCTCCGAAACGAAATCGATCGTATCGCGAATACCACTGAGTTTAACGGTCAGAAGCTGGTGGATGGGGCTCTTGCATCAACAGTTACGGCCAACAGTCAGATTTTTATTCAGATCGGTCTGGACAGCAACTCGAACAGTCGAATCAATCTCAATCAACAGATTGATTTGCAGTCGATCACTCAAACGGGCCTGAGCATTGATTCGTTGGTGGTGAGTACTGCGGCAGGGGCGCTGACCGCTCTGGACACCATCAACACGGCATTGACCACGGTCACGCAGGGCCGCGGTAAAGTGGGTGCGGTGCAAAACCGATTGGTGCGTTCCATCGCCAACCTGGGCGTAACGGTAGAGAACTTGTCCTCTGCAGAATCTTCGATTCGAGACGCTGACATCGCGGAAGAAATCGCCTTGTTGACGCGAAACCAGATTCTGGTGCAGGCATCTACTGCAATGGTGGGTCAAGCGAACTTGATTCCACAATCCGTACTGCAGTTGCTCGGCTAA
- the hisF gene encoding imidazole glycerol phosphate synthase subunit HisF translates to MLAKRIIPCLDVKDGRVVKGVNFVNLVDAGDPVAIAEAYEREGADELVFLDITASHEKRGIILDVVKKTAEKVFMPLTVGGGVRTLDDIRNLLNSGADKVAINTAAVHDPDFVQQAALRFGSQCIVVAVDARQVKENEAPPEEPIDWKERYPDLLLTGSEPEPAWQVFTHGGRKPTGIDAVKWTKQMQTFGAGEILLTSMDRDGTKSGYDLPLNRAVSELLEIPVIASGGAGTLEHLYEGFQEGKADAMLAASIFHFKEFTIAETKNYLFSKGILVRPA, encoded by the coding sequence ATGCTGGCTAAACGCATCATCCCCTGTCTCGATGTCAAGGACGGGCGCGTCGTCAAGGGCGTCAACTTTGTGAATCTGGTGGACGCCGGGGACCCCGTCGCCATCGCCGAGGCTTACGAGCGCGAGGGCGCCGACGAGTTGGTGTTTCTGGACATCACCGCGTCGCACGAGAAACGCGGCATTATTCTGGATGTGGTGAAAAAAACGGCGGAGAAAGTTTTCATGCCGCTGACCGTTGGCGGCGGCGTGCGCACTCTCGACGACATTCGCAATTTGTTGAACTCCGGAGCGGACAAGGTCGCGATCAACACCGCCGCCGTGCACGATCCGGATTTTGTTCAACAAGCGGCGTTGCGCTTTGGCAGTCAATGCATCGTCGTCGCCGTCGATGCGCGACAGGTCAAGGAGAACGAAGCTCCCCCGGAAGAGCCTATCGACTGGAAAGAGCGCTATCCGGATTTATTGTTGACGGGAAGCGAGCCGGAACCGGCCTGGCAGGTGTTCACGCACGGCGGAAGAAAACCTACCGGCATCGACGCCGTCAAATGGACCAAACAAATGCAGACCTTCGGAGCGGGCGAAATCCTGCTGACCAGCATGGATCGCGACGGCACCAAGTCGGGATACGATCTGCCTCTCAATCGCGCCGTTTCCGAATTGCTGGAGATTCCCGTCATCGCCTCAGGTGGCGCCGGAACGTTGGAACATTTGTATGAAGGTTTTCAGGAAGGAAAAGCCGACGCGATGCTGGCGGCTTCGATTTTTCACTTCAAGGAATTCACCATCGCCGAAACCAAGAACTACCTTTTCTCTAAAGGCATTCTGGTTCGCCCCGCCTGA
- the rfbC gene encoding dTDP-4-dehydrorhamnose 3,5-epimerase: MKQIATTLDGVLLIEPRIFKDSRGHLYESFSKRKYEALGIMDDFVQDNHSYSRKNVLRGLHFQIDKPQAKLVRVVRGEVFDVAVDIRKDSPNFGKWFGARISAENQLQMYIPKDFAHGFCVLSEEAEFLYKCSDYYSPGGEGGIVWNDPEIGIDWPIENPVLSEKDLEFPLLKDL, translated from the coding sequence ATGAAACAAATCGCCACCACTCTGGACGGAGTCTTGCTCATCGAACCTCGCATCTTCAAAGACAGCCGAGGCCACCTCTACGAAAGTTTTTCGAAACGCAAATACGAGGCGCTGGGAATCATGGATGATTTCGTTCAGGACAATCATTCTTACTCACGCAAAAACGTCTTGCGCGGCCTGCACTTCCAGATCGACAAACCGCAGGCCAAGCTGGTGCGCGTTGTGCGCGGCGAAGTGTTCGACGTTGCGGTGGATATTCGAAAAGATTCGCCCAACTTTGGCAAATGGTTCGGCGCCCGAATTTCTGCTGAGAATCAACTGCAAATGTACATCCCCAAAGATTTCGCGCATGGATTCTGCGTGCTCAGCGAGGAAGCCGAATTTTTATACAAATGCTCGGATTACTATTCCCCAGGCGGCGAGGGCGGGATTGTGTGGAACGACCCGGAGATCGGGATTGACTGGCCGATTGAAAACCCGGTCCTGTCTGAAAAGGATCTGGAATTTCCGCTGTTGAAAGATTTGTAA
- a CDS encoding SDR family oxidoreductase has product MMESKTIVVTGAGSGIGRAISALLAKQGHTLILLGRREMALLDTLSGCENRERHKSFSCDIRKPEEIRTALKESGVSSLYGVVVNAGVGGENHYGAEDAWQEIIDINLTGSYNTVSECLPLLKKEPDAYKRIVFMSSILARLGVPGYSAYCASKAGLLGLMRSLAAELANDKILVNAICPGWVDTAMSQEGLQGFADALQITLPEAREKAMSVVPLGKMSTPEEIAAMTAFLMSEQQSSITGQTLDVNNGALMPT; this is encoded by the coding sequence ATTATGGAATCTAAAACGATCGTTGTGACAGGGGCTGGATCAGGCATTGGTCGGGCCATTTCCGCCTTGCTGGCAAAGCAGGGGCATACTTTGATCTTGCTGGGACGACGCGAGATGGCGTTGCTGGACACCCTCTCAGGTTGCGAGAACAGGGAACGGCATAAAAGTTTTTCCTGCGATATTCGAAAGCCGGAGGAAATTCGGACAGCGCTGAAAGAAAGCGGGGTTTCTTCGCTTTATGGCGTGGTGGTCAATGCCGGTGTTGGCGGCGAAAATCATTACGGCGCCGAAGACGCCTGGCAGGAAATCATTGATATCAATCTGACGGGAAGTTACAACACCGTTTCTGAATGCCTGCCCTTGCTGAAAAAAGAGCCGGACGCTTACAAGCGAATCGTTTTCATGTCTTCGATTCTGGCGCGTTTAGGCGTTCCCGGTTATTCGGCCTACTGCGCGTCCAAGGCGGGTCTGTTGGGTTTGATGCGTTCGCTCGCGGCGGAATTAGCCAACGATAAAATTCTCGTGAACGCGATCTGTCCGGGCTGGGTCGATACGGCGATGTCGCAGGAAGGATTGCAGGGATTTGCCGACGCCCTGCAAATCACCTTGCCGGAAGCGCGCGAAAAAGCGATGAGCGTGGTGCCTCTCGGGAAAATGTCCACGCCTGAAGAAATTGCGGCGATGACCGCATTCCTCATGTCAGAGCAACAAAGCTCGATCACCGGTCAAACGCTGGACGTCAACAACGGCGCGTTGATGCCTACCTGA
- a CDS encoding flagellin FliC: MPVRVFTNISSINAQRNLGLNESRTAKSIRAISQGSRIESAADDIGGVVLSDRLRSDIGALRQAGRNTEDGISMIRTAEAALAVQGTILIRLRELAAQAANGAIGSAERRTLEIEFSQQRNEIDRIAGAAQFNGISLLNGNLSASSGLNISIQVGIGATDDNRINLNTELDLENNDSANLGISTVSVANAESALTALAAVESALQSISQTRGQVGALQNRLGRTLSNLHVSVENISAAESTIRDADIAEEIALLTRNQMLTQAATAMVSQSNLSTQNILSIF; this comes from the coding sequence ATGCCAGTTCGAGTCTTTACAAATATTTCATCGATCAATGCCCAGAGAAATCTGGGCTTGAATGAATCGCGCACCGCGAAGTCAATTCGAGCCATTTCACAAGGCTCTCGGATAGAAAGCGCGGCGGACGATATTGGCGGCGTGGTTCTTTCAGATCGACTGCGTTCGGACATTGGCGCCTTGAGGCAAGCGGGAAGAAACACCGAAGACGGTATCTCCATGATAAGAACCGCAGAAGCCGCTCTTGCGGTTCAGGGAACTATCTTGATACGTCTGCGTGAACTGGCGGCGCAAGCCGCCAATGGCGCGATCGGTTCTGCGGAACGTCGCACTCTTGAAATCGAGTTTTCCCAGCAACGCAATGAAATTGACCGCATTGCCGGGGCGGCTCAATTTAACGGGATATCCCTGTTGAACGGTAATTTGTCGGCGTCTTCCGGTTTGAATATTTCGATCCAGGTGGGAATTGGCGCAACGGACGATAACCGGATCAACCTGAACACGGAACTTGATTTAGAAAATAACGATAGCGCTAATCTTGGCATTTCGACCGTTTCTGTTGCGAACGCCGAATCTGCGTTGACGGCGCTGGCGGCGGTGGAATCAGCGCTTCAATCCATCTCGCAAACGCGCGGACAGGTTGGGGCGCTCCAAAACCGTCTGGGTCGCACCTTATCCAACCTGCATGTGTCTGTGGAAAATATTTCGGCGGCGGAGTCGACCATACGCGACGCCGACATCGCGGAAGAGATTGCCTTGTTGACGCGCAATCAAATGCTGACCCAGGCGGCAACGGCCATGGTCAGTCAAAGCAATTTGTCGACTCAAAATATTTTATCTATCTTTTAA
- a CDS encoding LD-carboxypeptidase, which translates to MAKTLPLIQPKKLKKGDCIGVIAPAGVTKEEELTKGLAVLKRMGFKLALGEHLSKRKRTMAGEDHERAFDLMTMFSNPEIKGIVCARGGYGSNRILPLLTSRVIRENPKVFVGSSDITALHIFLNQKCSLVSFHGPMAAGSFGRDAMKKSKKQFAQMLMGDRKALKLASRQTQTLVPGQAEGELAGGCLSLLIRSLRTPYEIQTQNKILFIEDVGEPYYKLDAMLCQLKQAGKFKKIKGVVLGEMIRCKPSYKGDGPLEDIFREAFAEYSIPVLYNAPIGHGDEMWTVPFGVRATLDATKRTLDIESCGVS; encoded by the coding sequence ATGGCTAAAACCTTACCATTAATCCAACCCAAAAAATTGAAAAAAGGCGATTGCATCGGCGTCATCGCGCCCGCGGGCGTCACTAAAGAAGAGGAATTGACCAAGGGACTGGCGGTCTTGAAGCGGATGGGTTTCAAACTGGCGCTGGGCGAACATCTGAGCAAACGCAAACGCACCATGGCTGGAGAAGATCATGAACGCGCTTTCGACCTCATGACCATGTTCTCCAACCCGGAGATCAAGGGCATCGTCTGTGCGCGCGGCGGTTACGGTTCCAATCGAATCCTGCCCCTGCTCACCTCGCGAGTGATCCGGGAAAACCCGAAAGTGTTTGTCGGTTCCAGCGACATCACCGCCCTGCATATTTTTCTGAATCAGAAATGCTCGCTGGTCAGTTTTCACGGTCCCATGGCGGCGGGCAGTTTTGGCAGAGACGCCATGAAAAAATCCAAAAAACAATTCGCGCAAATGCTCATGGGCGATCGCAAGGCATTGAAGCTGGCATCGCGACAAACTCAAACCCTGGTTCCCGGACAAGCGGAAGGGGAACTCGCCGGAGGCTGTTTGTCCCTGCTCATACGTTCTCTAAGAACGCCCTACGAAATCCAGACGCAAAATAAAATTCTGTTCATTGAAGACGTCGGCGAGCCTTACTACAAACTGGACGCCATGCTCTGCCAACTCAAGCAGGCGGGAAAATTCAAAAAAATTAAAGGCGTCGTTCTCGGCGAGATGATCCGTTGCAAACCCTCTTATAAAGGCGACGGACCGCTTGAAGATATTTTCAGAGAAGCCTTCGCAGAATATTCCATCCCCGTTCTATACAACGCGCCGATCGGACACGGCGATGAAATGTGGACCGTTCCCTTTGGCGTACGAGCAACGCTGGACGCGACAAAGCGGACTCTCGACATCGAGTCCTGCGGCGTTTCCTGA
- a CDS encoding flagellin FliC — translation MPVRIFNNIPSLNAQRLLGINNDRLSQSVERISSGIRINRGADDAAGLAISEGLRSDIRALRQAVRNANDGISLINVTEGALNEQGSILIRLRELASQASTGTVGSTERATIQLEFNQLRNELDRIAVTTEFNGQGLVDGSLASTVSSANHILIQVGLDNSANSRINLNQQIDLAAVSQTSLSIDTLAVSTAAAALTALNSINTAITTVTQNRGKVGAVQNRLSRSIASLGVTIENLTAAESSIRDADIAEEVALLTRNQILVQASTAMVGQANLIPQSVLQLLA, via the coding sequence ATGCCTGTACGTATTTTTAACAACATACCCTCGCTTAACGCCCAGCGTCTGCTGGGTATCAACAACGATCGTTTATCCCAGTCGGTAGAACGCATCTCATCCGGTATCCGCATCAACCGCGGCGCCGACGATGCGGCGGGCCTTGCAATTTCGGAAGGACTGCGATCCGACATCCGCGCGCTGAGGCAAGCGGTGCGAAACGCGAACGACGGAATCTCGCTCATCAACGTAACGGAAGGCGCGCTCAACGAGCAGGGCAGTATCCTGATTCGTCTTCGCGAGCTGGCCTCCCAGGCGTCGACCGGTACCGTAGGATCGACGGAGCGCGCGACCATTCAACTTGAGTTCAACCAGCTCCGCAATGAATTGGATCGTATTGCGGTAACGACAGAGTTCAACGGACAGGGTCTGGTCGACGGCTCGCTTGCGTCCACGGTCAGCTCTGCAAACCACATTCTGATTCAGGTGGGTCTGGACAACAGCGCGAACAGCCGCATCAATCTGAATCAACAGATCGATCTGGCCGCGGTCTCGCAAACCAGTCTCAGCATCGATACGCTTGCAGTATCAACTGCCGCCGCGGCTCTGACGGCATTGAATTCGATCAACACCGCGATCACCACAGTCACGCAGAACCGAGGTAAGGTGGGCGCCGTGCAGAACCGTTTGTCTCGATCCATTGCCAGTCTGGGCGTTACCATTGAAAACCTCACGGCGGCGGAATCTTCAATTCGAGACGCAGACATCGCTGAAGAGGTGGCCTTGTTGACTCGAAACCAGATTCTGGTGCAAGCGTCGACAGCGATGGTGGGACAGGCCAATCTGATCCCGCAATCGGTATTGCAACTGCTCGCATAA
- a CDS encoding mercuric reductase has protein sequence MAKFDYNVVVIGGGSAGLVSSYICAAVKAKVALIEKNKMGGDCLNTGCVPSKALIRTSKILSYIRNHERYGIRSASAEFEFSDVMDRVRQVIGRIEPHDSVERYQKLGVDCYQNAAKILSPNEVRVGDRVLTTKNIIVATGAGPAIPNIPGLDQVDFLTTDTIWNLRELPKRLVIAGGGPIGSELTQCFARLGSQVTQVEMMPELLNREDPDVGARIHQQFVSEGVDVRVNTRCKEIKVENGQAVMLVEKDGVEDRIPFDKVLVAVGRSANSKGFGLEELGVRLTARGTIEVDDYLRTTTHTNIYACGDVAGPFQFTHTAAHQAWYCAVNALFSPLKKFKVDYSVIPWCTFTDPEAARVGLNETEAKAQGIPYETTVYPIDDLDRAIADSEDHGWVKVLTTPGKDRILGVTIVGYHAGDLIAEYVAAMKGGYGLNRILSTIHIYPTMAEANKFAAGVWKKAHAPENLLKWVARFHQWRRG, from the coding sequence ATGGCTAAATTTGACTACAACGTGGTTGTCATTGGCGGCGGATCGGCGGGTCTGGTGTCGTCTTATATTTGCGCCGCCGTCAAGGCGAAGGTGGCCTTGATCGAGAAAAACAAGATGGGCGGCGATTGCCTGAACACCGGTTGCGTGCCGAGCAAGGCGCTGATCCGGACTTCAAAAATCCTGTCTTATATTCGAAATCATGAACGCTACGGCATTCGTTCGGCAAGCGCCGAATTTGAATTTTCCGATGTCATGGATCGGGTTCGTCAGGTCATTGGCAGGATAGAACCGCATGACAGTGTTGAACGTTACCAGAAGCTGGGCGTGGATTGTTATCAGAACGCCGCAAAAATTCTTTCTCCCAACGAGGTGCGGGTCGGCGACCGCGTGTTGACGACTAAAAATATCATTGTCGCCACGGGAGCGGGGCCTGCGATTCCCAACATACCCGGTCTGGATCAAGTGGATTTTTTGACCACCGACACGATATGGAATTTGCGCGAATTGCCCAAACGCCTGGTCATCGCGGGCGGCGGTCCGATAGGGAGCGAGTTGACGCAATGCTTTGCGCGCCTGGGCAGCCAGGTCACGCAAGTGGAAATGATGCCTGAGCTTTTGAATCGGGAAGACCCGGATGTGGGCGCCCGTATACATCAGCAATTCGTGAGCGAAGGCGTGGATGTTCGCGTCAACACCCGGTGTAAGGAAATCAAGGTGGAGAACGGTCAAGCCGTCATGCTCGTCGAGAAAGACGGCGTCGAAGATCGCATTCCCTTTGATAAAGTTTTGGTGGCGGTGGGGCGCTCGGCAAATTCCAAAGGATTCGGTCTTGAGGAATTGGGAGTTCGCCTGACGGCGCGCGGCACGATTGAAGTGGACGACTATCTGCGCACCACGACTCATACCAATATTTACGCCTGCGGCGATGTGGCCGGGCCTTTTCAGTTCACTCACACCGCCGCTCATCAGGCCTGGTATTGCGCCGTCAACGCATTGTTCAGTCCCTTGAAAAAATTCAAGGTGGACTACAGCGTCATCCCCTGGTGCACCTTCACCGACCCCGAAGCGGCGCGCGTCGGCTTGAACGAGACCGAAGCGAAAGCGCAGGGCATTCCCTATGAAACAACAGTTTATCCGATAGATGATCTCGATCGAGCCATCGCCGACAGCGAAGATCATGGCTGGGTGAAAGTGTTGACCACGCCGGGAAAAGATCGAATTCTGGGGGTGACCATCGTCGGCTATCACGCGGGCGATTTGATCGCCGAATACGTGGCGGCAATGAAAGGCGGCTACGGCTTGAACCGCATTCTGTCCACCATCCATATATATCCCACCATGGCTGAAGCGAATAAATTCGCGGCAGGGGTCTGGAAGAAGGCTCACGCGCCGGAGAACTTGTTGAAATGGGTGGCCAGATTCCATCAATGGAGAAGGGGTTGA
- a CDS encoding NTP transferase domain-containing protein, with amino-acid sequence MNKENNKIGAVIQARMGSTRRPGKSLYPFAGRPMIEHIVRRIQLIPGLDLVALAIPDLQSEQALVDAVSATGVRIIQGPEDDVLERYVMAGDALSLTHIARICGDCPWVDLELAERLIESHLATGADFSASADPVPLGSGLEIIKLDALKAAARESFEPYHKEHVAPFIIERPERFHLNWMPAPQYLAHKECRLTVDTEEDLQFQDRLCAELTTSPLYAQSVESILSLLESRPDLLQINATIPQKDWRKEK; translated from the coding sequence GTGAATAAAGAAAACAATAAAATCGGCGCCGTTATCCAGGCAAGAATGGGGTCGACAAGGCGACCGGGGAAATCGTTGTATCCCTTTGCCGGGCGACCCATGATAGAACATATCGTTCGAAGGATTCAACTGATTCCCGGTCTGGACCTCGTCGCGCTGGCGATTCCCGATTTGCAATCGGAGCAAGCTCTGGTGGATGCGGTGAGCGCTACCGGCGTGCGCATCATTCAGGGGCCGGAAGACGACGTGCTGGAACGCTATGTGATGGCGGGCGATGCGCTGAGTCTTACCCATATTGCGCGCATTTGCGGCGATTGTCCCTGGGTGGATCTTGAATTGGCGGAGCGCTTGATTGAAAGTCATCTGGCGACGGGCGCCGACTTCAGCGCGTCAGCCGATCCGGTTCCTTTGGGAAGCGGATTGGAAATCATCAAGCTGGACGCTCTGAAAGCCGCCGCCCGCGAAAGTTTCGAACCCTACCATAAAGAACATGTCGCCCCCTTCATCATAGAGCGGCCTGAGCGCTTTCATTTGAACTGGATGCCGGCGCCGCAATACCTCGCTCATAAAGAATGCCGTTTGACCGTCGACACCGAAGAAGATTTGCAGTTTCAGGATCGATTGTGCGCCGAATTGACCACAAGCCCCCTGTATGCGCAGAGCGTTGAATCGATCCTTTCCCTTCTCGAATCTCGCCCCGACCTGTTGCAGATCAATGCAACGATCCCACAAAAAGACTGGCGAAAAGAAAAGTAA
- the hisA gene encoding 1-(5-phosphoribosyl)-5-[(5-phosphoribosylamino)methylideneamino]imidazole-4-carboxamide isomerase encodes MKIIPAVDIKGGRCVRLVQGKADRETVYSDDPVAMAERWDEEGASLIHVVDLDGAFDGEPANAESIKNIVYHSSADIQVGGGIRTLAAIESYLKAGVYQVILGTIAQKDPAFVEQACKEFPGRITVGIDAKNGMVAVKGWVEVSERSAADLATELKAKGVDRFIFTDISRDGMLEGPNLESIRAFAGAVKAPVIASGGVGSLKDIEDLLKLEGEGVIGVIVGKALYDNTLTYQDANRLANQEQG; translated from the coding sequence ATGAAGATCATTCCCGCAGTTGATATTAAAGGAGGCCGATGCGTGCGCCTTGTGCAGGGGAAGGCCGACCGGGAAACCGTGTACTCGGACGATCCCGTCGCGATGGCGGAACGTTGGGATGAAGAAGGCGCGAGCCTGATCCATGTGGTCGATCTGGACGGCGCGTTCGACGGAGAACCGGCGAACGCGGAATCCATTAAAAATATTGTGTATCACAGCTCGGCAGATATTCAGGTGGGCGGCGGCATTCGAACTCTCGCCGCCATCGAATCCTATCTCAAGGCCGGAGTGTATCAGGTGATTTTGGGAACCATCGCGCAAAAAGACCCGGCCTTTGTGGAACAGGCCTGTAAAGAATTTCCGGGACGCATCACTGTGGGCATCGACGCCAAAAATGGCATGGTTGCTGTGAAGGGATGGGTGGAGGTGTCGGAACGTTCGGCGGCGGACCTGGCGACCGAACTCAAGGCCAAGGGCGTGGACCGTTTCATATTCACCGACATCAGCCGCGACGGCATGCTCGAAGGCCCTAATCTGGAAAGCATCCGCGCCTTCGCGGGCGCCGTAAAAGCTCCGGTGATCGCCTCCGGCGGCGTAGGCTCGCTCAAGGATATCGAAGATTTGCTCAAGCTGGAAGGCGAGGGCGTGATCGGCGTGATCGTTGGCAAGGCGCTGTACGACAATACTCTCACCTATCAGGACGCCAATCGCCTGGCCAATCAGGAGCAGGGATGA
- a CDS encoding peroxiredoxin translates to MGLRLGDEAPNFTAESSEGTIDLHTYLSGGWGVLFSHPKDYTPVCTTELGRVANLKPEFEKRGVKVLALSVDPVDSHRGWINDINETQNCSVNYPIIADPDRKVAEMYDMIHPNALDNLTVRTVFIIGPDKKIKLMLTYPASTGRNFDEILRVIDSLQLTANHSVATPVDWKYGEDCVVVPAIKTEDIPAKFPKGFKEVKPYLRMTPQPDI, encoded by the coding sequence ATGGGATTACGATTAGGAGATGAAGCTCCAAATTTTACGGCTGAATCGAGCGAAGGAACGATTGATTTACATACCTATTTGAGCGGCGGATGGGGTGTTTTGTTTTCTCACCCGAAGGACTACACGCCGGTGTGCACGACCGAGTTGGGTCGTGTTGCCAATTTGAAGCCGGAATTTGAAAAACGCGGCGTCAAGGTTCTGGCCTTGAGCGTGGACCCGGTCGATTCGCATCGCGGCTGGATCAACGACATCAATGAAACGCAAAACTGCTCGGTCAACTATCCGATCATTGCCGATCCGGATAGAAAAGTCGCTGAGATGTACGACATGATTCATCCAAACGCTCTGGATAATCTTACGGTTCGCACGGTGTTCATTATTGGCCCGGACAAGAAAATCAAATTGATGCTGACCTATCCGGCGTCTACCGGTCGCAATTTTGATGAAATCCTGCGCGTGATTGATTCCTTGCAGTTGACCGCAAACCACAGCGTGGCGACCCCGGTGGATTGGAAATACGGCGAGGATTGCGTTGTGGTCCCGGCGATTAAAACGGAAGATATTCCGGCTAAATTTCCGAAGGGATTCAAGGAAGTCAAACCTTATCTGCGCATGACCCCGCAACCAGACATTTAA
- a CDS encoding flagellar protein FlaG, whose translation MSIDIHLDPAKVRPKARLNVAPSKEISKNEAVDVVKKNRLETEEAPPKAVDSASKVSSHSLDYLVSEETRQVVVKVVDEDSGETIKQIPDEDHLQLAKRIADFRERHFDIEA comes from the coding sequence ATGTCTATCGACATACATTTGGATCCGGCAAAAGTAAGGCCCAAAGCCAGGTTGAACGTCGCGCCTTCGAAGGAGATCAGTAAAAACGAGGCGGTCGACGTCGTGAAAAAGAATCGCTTGGAGACCGAAGAAGCGCCGCCCAAAGCGGTGGACTCCGCTTCGAAGGTGTCGAGCCATTCCTTGGATTACCTGGTGTCGGAAGAAACTCGTCAGGTGGTGGTTAAAGTGGTGGATGAGGACTCGGGAGAAACGATCAAGCAAATTCCCGATGAAGACCATTTGCAATTAGCCAAGCGAATTGCAGATTTTAGAGAACGCCATTTTGATATCGAGGCCTGA